One window of Dysidea avara chromosome 11, odDysAvar1.4, whole genome shotgun sequence genomic DNA carries:
- the LOC136238384 gene encoding uncharacterized protein isoform X3, producing the protein MDKAIERLAGGGSHVSGGNAPSKGFQMLIKGIAEAKTKHEEDRLIRNEAMFLKDRIGDPEITGKQMRELLIRLLYCEMLGQDCNWGYIHAVKLTQKGTLNDKRIGYLTVSLCLQEGNELSMLLVNTLQKDLKSANIIEVSMAMNVICRLVTKEMIPAFVPLIQEKMVHPKELIRKKALMVMHRFYLLSPSSITHLFNDIRRCLSDSDPGVMDTCLEVLIILIKDNPDKFKDLTCSLVHIMDQVINRKLPPDFDYHGVPSPWTQMKLLRLFSILGADDQTTSGVMYKAIQDSLGSAECTSNIGLAITYECIKTITTIYHNPSLVSKAAHSIGRFLNSTNNNWKCLGITALGLLVQVDTQYTLEHQLVVIDCLDDPDDTLKRKTLSLLFMMTNSLNVVVIAEKMIAYLKTTRDEYIKADLVSKITQLAERYAPDNQWFIRTMNIVFEVGGDLVRKEVAHNLMRLIAEGSEDDDVDNELRMDAVTCYLELISKPSLPDILIKIICWVVGEYAYLCEDVSSEEILKKITSLLNRKFDDKDTPTWVITAITKLVSQMGNFADEAQSHIACYLASVDIDMQQRCSELAELSQNLSLMQQVLPVDASCEDVEVDSSLSFLDDYVSEALEKGDTPYKPAHVRKAERAQEEEAEAVAAPLSPEIKFKPYEKPSTQPMYHVPPSATTYTDNTTPSPVVPSPAPHVNSVDMVTSRGQNLYNSQDDYSYKLSDSPRLPVKGTRVWGSSGYLKTATYPTISPSETVSTSNHIDSVEEEPRRPSVEEEPYNEVPQETTTAPSRVTAVPVLSAEEVKKRELASALFGGGGGMNREGMLTGTRTPRKQKKTTESSSSTVTPKRTPSNTSDNTRKGSAPNVTQTNLLLDIDFSSPSTTIIQDRSNSVPNQQTVNNESTTMFDSLDVQTQPVTTSTSTTATTSGGLFGDLVDLFGSSGPSTSNNRPAPSVPSQYTQSSINTSSSLPSTTSSSTSGRGATDSFASLLDTPGYSLPSKQPAPPTAEVQDKPLAIALFDSPLSELRIPAELEVFPVAPGGSNLELCCDDTLRVTVTKVMKPKELILVLFLTNQKQVNLVDVITSVNTSSNLEAKLTNPHDNNSFLDQLSSFATIRHLCTVVPVSPGHNMNVHGKITYKVNLSTKRLFFDLNIQSVDLIRPLLIDTDSFGKKWGSFKNEKRHKKVSSHIKTPEMYMEVVKTKLNLHPIQIIGKEAIAAGTFLPSTPCLLHGKLSSAGLDVWVKSTSSVLTESFNKEVLTVFGVS; encoded by the exons ATGGACAAGGCGATAGAGAGGCTAGCTGGGGGCGGTTCTCATGTCTCTGGTGGTAACGCCCCCTCGAAGGGTTTCCAGATGCTGATCAAGGGAATAGCTGAGGCGAAAACCAAACAC GAAGAGGACCGGCTGATTAGGAATGAAGCAATGTTCCTTAAGGACCGAATTGGAGACCCTGAAATAACTGGA AAACAGATGAGAGAGCTGCTGATACGACTGCTCTACTGTGAAATGTTAGGACAAGACTGTAATTGGGGGTATATCCATGCTGTGAAATTGACTCAGAAGGGAACTCTCAATGATAAGAGAATTG GTTATCTCACTGTGTCACTATGTCTCCAGGAAGGAAATGAGTTGAGCATGTTGTTAGTGAATACTCTACAGAAG GATTTGAAGAGTGCAAATATAATTGAGGTCTCCATGGCAATGAATGTGATATGCAGGCTTGTTACCAAGGAGATGATTCCGGCATTTGTGCCACTAATCCAGGAGAAGATGGTCCATCCAAA AGAGCTGATCCGCAAGAAGGCACTAATGGTGATGCACAGGTTCTACCTTTTATCTCCATCCTCCATCACTCATCTGTTTAATGATATCCGGCGTTGCCTTAGCGACAGTGACCCTGGTGTCATGGATACCTGTCTGGAGGTGTTGATTATACTCATCAAG GACAACCCAGACAAGTTCAAGGACCTGACATGTAGTCTGGTACACATCATGGATCAGGTGATCAACAGAAAGTTACCACCAGACTTTGACTACCATGGAGTTCCCTCCCCATGGACCCAGATGAAACTACTCCGACTGTTTTCCATATTAGGAGCTGACGACCAAACTACAAGTGGGGTGATGTACAAAGCTATACAGGATTCACTAGGATCAGCTGAGTGTACCTCTAACATTGGATTag CCATCACTTATGAGTGTATCAAGACCATCACTACCATTTATCATAATCCTTCACTGGTCTCAAAAGCTGCTCATTCCATTGGACGATTTCTCAACTCCACCAACAACAACTGGAAATGTCTTG GCATTACAGCCTTAGGGCTACTAGTACAAGTGgacacacagtacacactgGAACATCAACTAGTGGTTATTGACTGTCTGGATGATCCTGATGATACTCTGAAGAGGAAG ACGCTGAGCTTGTTATTCATGATGACCAATTCACTAAATGTTGTTGTCATTGCTGAGAAGATGATAGCTTACCTAAAGACAACTAGAGATGAGTACATCAAGGCTGACCTTGTCTCTAAGATCACACAGTTAGCAGAAAG GTATGCTCCAGACAACCAGTGGTTCATTAGGACGATGAACATTGTGTTTGAAGTTGGTGGTGATCTTGTGAGGAAGGAGGTCGCACACAACTTGATGAGATTGATAGCAGAAG GTAGCGAGGATGATGATGTTGATAATGAGCTGAGGATGGATGCCGTGACCTGTTACCTGGAGTTGATCAGCAAGCCAAGTCTTCCTGATATCTTGATCAAGATTATCTGCTGG GTTGTGGGAGAGTATGCTTATTTGTGTGAAGATGTCAGCTCTGAAGAGATACTCAAGAAAATCACTTCACTTCTTAATAGAAAATTTGATG ATAAGGACACACCAACCTGGGTCATCACAGCCATCACTAAACTGGTGTCTCAGATGGGTAACTTCGCAGATGAGGCTCAGTCACACATTGCCTGCTATCTTGCATCGGTTGACATTGACATGCAGCAG AGATGTAGTGAGTTGGCTGAGTTGTCACAGAACCTGTCACTGATGCAGCAGGTGCTACCAGTGGATGCTAGTTGTGAAGATGTTGAG GTTGACTCTTCATTGTCCTTCCTGGATGATTATGTTTCTGAAGCACTGGAGAAAGGGGATACCCCCTACAAGCCAGCTCATGTAAGAAAAGCAGAGAGAGCTCAAGAAGAAGAAGCAGAAG CTGTTGCAGCTCCTCTTAGTCCAGAGATCAAGTTCAAGCCATACGAGAAGCCATCAACACAACCTATGTATCACGTACCACCATCAGCTACCACCTACACTGACAACACCACTCCCTCCCCAGTGGTGCCTTCTCCTGCACCACATGTGAACAGTGTTGATATGGTAACCAGTAGAGGACAAAACTTGTATAACTCACAAGATGATTATAGTTACAAGTTGTCAGA TTCTCCACGTTTACCAGTGAAAGGAACTCGTGTGTGGGGAAGTTCAGGTTACTTGAAGACTGCAACTTACCCCACCATTTCTCCTAGTGAGACTGTATCCACTAGCAACCATATTGATAG tgttgagGAGGAGCCAAGGAGACCATCTGTTGAAGAAGAACCATATAATGAGGTACCTCAAGAGACCACTACTGCT CCCAGTAGAGTGACTGCTGTTCCTGTGTTATCAGCCGAGGAGGTGAAGAAACGGGAGCTAGCTTCAGCTCTTTTTGGAGGTGGAGGAGGAATGAACAGAGAAGGAATGTTAACA GGTACTAGAACTCCTCGTAAACAGAAGAAGACAAcagaatcatcatcatcaacagtTACTCCTAAAAGAACACCATCCAATACTAGTGATAACACAAGGAAGGGATCTGCACCAAATGTCACTCAAACTAATCTCCTCTTGGACATTGACTTTAGCAGTCCATCAACCACCATAATCCAGGATAGATCAAACTCTGTTCCCAATCAACAGACGGTCAACAATGAATCAACGACAATGTTTGACTCCCTTGATGTGCAGACACAGCCAGTAACTACCTCTACCTCAACCACAGCTACTACTAGTGGTGGATTATTTGGTGATCTTGTAGACTTGTTTGGTAGCAGTGGACCGTCAACTAGTAATAACAGACCAGCTCCTTCTGTTCCCTCACAG TACACACAGTCCTCCATTAATACATCATCAAGTTTACCCTCCACAACCAGTAGCAGCACATCAGGGAGAGGGGCTACTGATTCATTTGCTAGTTTACTGGACACTCCAGGATATTCACTGCCATCGAAACAACCAGCCCCGCCCACAGCAGAGGTGCAGGATAAACCATTGGCTATTGCGCTATTTGACTCACCACTATCGGAGTTGAGAATACCAGCTGAACTTGAGGTGTTCCCAGTTGCACCAGGAGGGAGTAACTTA GAGTTGTGTTGTGATGATACTCTGAGAGTTACTGTTACCAAGGTGATGAAGCCAAAGGAATTAATACTGGTGTTGTTTCTGACCAATCAGAAGCAAGTCAACCTGGTTGATGTGATAACCAGTGTAAACACGTCCTCCAACCTAGAGGCCAAACTCACTAATCCTCATGACAATAACAGCTTCTTGGACCAGTTGTCCAGCTTTGCCACT ATTCGTCACTTGTGTACTGTGGTCCCAGTGTCTCCAGGCCACAACATGAATGTCCATGGAAAGATAACGTACAAAGTAAATTTGTCAACAaaaagattattttttgatCTTAACATACAGAGTGTTGACTTAATAAG GCCATTACTAATTGACACTGACTCGTTTGGAAAGAAATGGGGAAGTTTCAAGAATGAAAAGAGACATAAAAAAGTCTCCTCCCACATAAAGACACCAGAAATGTACATGGAAGTTGTCAAGACTAAACTAAATCTTCATCCAATTCAAATCATAG GTAAAGAAGCGATCGCTGCTGGTACCTTCCTACCATCCACTCCTTGTTTACTGCATGGTAAGTTATCCAGTGCTGGACTGGATGTGTGGGTGAAGTCTACTAGTTCTGTATTGACTGAATCGTTTAATAAAGAAGTACTAACTGTATTTGGAGTGTCTTGA